A DNA window from Dunckerocampus dactyliophorus isolate RoL2022-P2 chromosome 17, RoL_Ddac_1.1, whole genome shotgun sequence contains the following coding sequences:
- the LOC129169641 gene encoding histone H2A-like, whose product MSGRGKGGKVRAKAKTRSSRAGLQFPVGRVHRLLRKGNYAERVGAGAPVYLAAVLEYLTAEILELAGNAARDNKKTRIIPRHLQLAVRNDEELNKLLGGVTIAQGGVLPNIQAVLLPKKTEKPAKK is encoded by the coding sequence ATGTCTGGACGAGGCAAAGGTGGCAAAGTTAGAGCTAAGGCCAAGACCAGGTCATCCAGGGCTGGACTGCAGTTTCCAGTAGGTCGTGTCCACAGGCTGCTGCGTAAAGGCAACTATGCTGAGCGCGTTGGTGCTGGCGCCCCGGTCTACCTGGCGGCTGTGCTGGAGTACCTGACTGCTGAGATCTTGGAGTTGGCGGGAAACGCAGCCCGCGACAATAAGAAGACCAGGATCATCCCCCGCCATTTGCAGTTGGCGGTCCGGAACGACGAGGAGCTCAACAAACTCCTCGGCGGAGTGACTATTGCTCAAGGTGGTGTCTTGCCTAACATCCAGGCTGTGCTTCTGCCTAAGAAAACCGAGAAGCCTGCCAAGAAGTAA